The sequence GGCAATTACGTCTGGGTCTAGAGATGGCAGATACGAATTAACTAAATTAGAAAGTGTTAGTTGAATATCACTGTTTAATTTTCTTTCTGTCTCTATGGTTTCATTATATTCTCGTTTTAGGGAATTTAATAATTCAGCTATTTCTGTTTCTATGCTACGGGCTCTCCTGACAAATTCTGACCCTCTGACGTATCTATTGGAAAAGTAACCATTACCCCGATTAGTGCCTTCCAAATTCCTGCGGTCACCTCTAGCAGAAGAGCGTAAATATTCAACGAAAATTCCTATTACAGCAATTAATAAAAAAATAATAATAAATCCCATGATGGCTGTCCCGCAAAGTTGTAGTGCATCTTATGATATGCTAGACTTAAAACCTATAGTAATGTGATTTTTTTACTTTCATTTTAGATTTATTAGATTTAGTGCTTGCATTACAGCCCATTCATAAATTAGTTGAGCATCTACAGAATTCAAACCAATGGGTTTGTAACTGTATCCCGTAACTACTTAATAGGCTGTACCATATCTACAATCTTTAGGGCACTTCTATTTATTGCCACCACTGGAAGATTATTTCGCTAAAATTCCTATATTATCGAGAACCAAGACGGGGGCTACGCCCCTGCGACCCATTTTAGAAGTGCCCTTTAGAGAGTGCAATATCAATACCAGATAGTGCTATTTACAGTGGTCAAAATTAAGAATAGCGTGCCCTTGTCGTCATCGGTCAGGGTTGTATAATTGCATTTATGACCCTAGCTCCTTGGCGTGTCCCGCTTGCCCGTGCCCTACATCGCAACCGCTCTTTGGTCTATAGCCGTTATGCTCAATTGGCTACGGTTGATGCCCAAGGTCGTCCCCACAATCGCACTATTGTGTTTCGTGGTTTTTTTGGGGATAGCAATACTCTGGAATTTATTACTGACCAACGGAGTGAAAAAATCAGCCAAATTCATCAGCAACCCTGGGCAGAATTGTGTTGGTATTTCCCCCAAACCCGAGAGCAATTTCGTTTGGCAGGATTGGTACAAATCATTGATAGTTCACACCCTGACCCTGTTGCCCAAATGGCTCGTCACCAACGGTGGTATAGTCTATCGGATGCGGGTCGTCAGCAATTCACCTGGCCGCACCCTGGACAACCCCGCCAGGGCAATTTACCAACGGAACCTACCGATCCCCACGCCCCGCCTGCCCATTTTTGTTTGCTCTGGTTGTGTCCCCAGCAGGTAGATCACCTGGAATTGCGAGGAAATCCCCAAAATCGCTACCTTTATCACCACAATGCAGACCAGGAATGGACAGTACAGGAAGTGAACCCCTAGGGCTGATCCCATGCTCTAGCGTAAGATTAATGGGCAGGTGAGTTCATACAAAGTAAGCGTTCACAAGGGCGCAACGCCGGTGTCCCTAAAGTTTGGCAAGACCAGAAATCAATTTTTATTAGTTCCAATAAATAATGATGTCCTTATGACCGCTTAGATATAGCAGTCCTAAATGAGAATGGAACAGGGGTCGCAGGGGCACCGCTCCCGTACTTGGTTCTGGAAAATTGCTGTTTGTTAATCAAGTAGGATTGCTATAGCTTTGATTGACTTATTCGTTACGATGTCCTAGGATGTGGTCAACTAAATCTATATGCAATTGTCTGCATGGTGTTAAGGAGTTTAATATGCGTCATTTACTTTGTGGCACAGTTTTAGGTGGGTTAATTGTAGTACAAGGTGGGCTAGCGTCTGCCCAACAGATTGTTCCCAACGGGCTAGGGACGCAGGTAACGGTGAATGGTCAGCAGTTTGACATCACGGGCGGTACGAGGGCGGGGGCGAATCTCTTTCACAGTTTTGCCAAGTTTGGGTTGAGTCAGGCGCAGATTGCCCATTTCCTGTCCAACCCGGCGATCCGCAACATTCTGGCACGGGTGACGGGCGGCGAAGTGTCGGTGATTAACGGGTTGATTAAAGTCACAGGCGGCAATAGCAATTTGTACCTGATGAACCCGGCGGGGATTGTGTTTGGGCAAGGGGCGAGTTTGAATGTGCCTGCTTCGTTTACAGCTACCACTGCTGACCGGATTATGTTTCCGGGTGGGAGTTTTAATGCTGTTGGGGTGAATGACTACAGCAAATTGGCGGGGGAACCGATTGGGTTTGCTTTTGACCGCAAAGACCCGGCGGCGATTGTCAATGAGGGAAATTTAACGGTTAATCCAGGGCAAAATGTGAGTTTGATTGCCGGTCAAGTGATTAATACGGGGACGATTCAAGCATCGGGGGGGAATATCACCCTAGCTGCCGTGCCTGGGGAAAATCTGGTGCGGTTGTCCCAAGCGGGGCAATTATTAAGTTTGGAATTTAACCCCCAACAAGCCGCCCAAATAATGGATGGGGAGGGAAATATTCCTACCACTCGTCTGCCGGAATTGCTCACCGGGGGTGGGGTAACCACGGTTACTCAAAATAGCAATGGCACGGTGAGGGTAGCGGGTTCTAATGTGCAAATTCCTACAAGTACGGGCACCACAATTGTTTCTGGGGCGTTAGATGTTTCGAGTGCGAGTCAAATGGGGGGTAATGTGGGCGTTTTTGGCACCCAAATCGCCTTAGTAAACAGTGAAATTAACGCTTCAGGATTTACAGGGGGCGGTGAGATTTTAGTGGGGGGCGAATTTCAGGGCAAAGGGACGCAACCCAACGCCCAATATACGTTTGTGAGTCGTGATTCTCAATTAACTGCCGATGCGGTTAATGCTGGAAATGGGGGCA comes from Synechococcus sp. C9 and encodes:
- a CDS encoding Npun_F5749 family FMN-dependent PPOX-type flavoprotein; this translates as MTLAPWRVPLARALHRNRSLVYSRYAQLATVDAQGRPHNRTIVFRGFFGDSNTLEFITDQRSEKISQIHQQPWAELCWYFPQTREQFRLAGLVQIIDSSHPDPVAQMARHQRWYSLSDAGRQQFTWPHPGQPRQGNLPTEPTDPHAPPAHFCLLWLCPQQVDHLELRGNPQNRYLYHHNADQEWTVQEVNP